The window ACCGAGCTGTTGTATGACAATAGCCAGTTTGTGAAGAGAGAGAGCACAGATGAATAATAACCTAATCTCTGCTGCTGAAGCATAAAGAGATCAAAATTAAATAGATTCATGTCTTCTGTGGGTTACAGGGAAAGGAAGGTGCCTCAttagtgaaaaaggaaaataggtGTTTGGTTTGGCTATTCACATTCTCTCCATGCATGCCAAAAGGCAGAGAAGATcaatcatttttatctttttaagatCCACTTGAAAAGTCTCTCTTGGTGGTCTTTGCACATCCTATTCCTCAGAGGTTACAGAGCCAGCTTTTTCCTTTCAGTTCTCAGAATTTTACCTGTGGATagctcattttctttctgtgtcttgTGGGACTTCTGTGCTGTTTCTTAAGAAAAAATCAGTTTAAACTACCTGCTAATTTGTGATTAAAATTTTTACAAATAGTCCTGTTACTCATCACCATCCAAGAAGCCTTCATTATGCCTAGAGCAACTCTTGTCATGatcagaaataacaaaacaaccgTGGTTGCCCCTTAGGTACAGAGCTGGATATTAGTGTGCTGGAGCTAGTTATTTTATCCAGTCAGGTTCTGATCCTGCTTTTGGGACCAGTGTTTCCTTTTGTATATCTTGTAAAATCAGTTTCTGCACTTGCACAGGCAAACACAGTATATAGTTTAacaagaaatgagggtgatgtctgCCTGCTGCACATCGGTTGAACAGGACATAAGCTTAGGAGTAAAAAAAATATGGCTTTACCATAACGTACCTTTCTAAAAGGCAATTATATTATACCATAATTAATAATATTCTTGTTCCTTTAGTGACTTAGAAAAAAttgtaggggagggggaaagagagaggtgtaTACACCTATCTTGCTCCAGAAGGCCGTAATGGTTAAACATAGTACAATGCCATGGGACAGTATAGTCTGATATTCCATTTTCCTAATAGGAAAGACTGTCCTCATTGAAGAATATTATTCCTGTAAACAACATAATcgaagaacaaaaaggaaacttTTGGGTGGGTTGGGAGAGAGGGTCAGGGCATTTGTGTATATACCATTTTTCAGACAGCAAATAACGccagtggtttaaaaaaatacacacttTTCAATCAAGTCAGTGATTTGATCCTAAAGTCACATGTGGTTATAGACACATTATATCTTGTTTATGAGGAAATGTTAAAATATGAATTTGGAATTGGCCTCTGAAATCCAAGTTTCCTACCAATTGCTTTTTATCAAAActgaaattaaaacaacaatagTTAGGTGAGTCTTTTCTGTCTGAAAAGTTTGACATTAGCTCCCAGTAATCACTAaattatttaaaactatattaacACGCTGAATTAttggattattcttttaaaaaaaaaccatttcagCTATGTGTATGGAAATCTAATGGTCTGATACTATTGTATCTGACACACCAATGCATATCGGTACATATAACTGTCCATATGCACCCTACTTTTGCTTGCTTTAGTTAACTTTACTTAACCTGGTTTGTTTTGAACCATTCAAAATTCTATAATGTTTGAATTTTCATTGCCTCACACCAATGGTACCAAGGCACTACTATGTGaccacatagacatatatattttttttcctgacaagTTATTTTTAAGTAGCACTcacctttattttaattttcagaatgctttgtttttaaattagtcttttttccttttttttttttttaaatttcattcttgagcataAAACTCAGTATTTTAAAGAAGTGATTTTGGTAGTCAATTTGTATTCTGGCATGTCTTTCTAGCcagttatttaaaatgttttttaaagattgAAAAATAGACAAAAGGAAGGTATAGAGTTTAAACCCCTCTTGGGACAAGTGGTCATAACAGCATTATGTGAATTAGTCTTCTGGCTGGATTAAGAATGTCATGGGATTATGGCATTGACTCATTTGTGGATTTCCCCCCTCATTATAGCTCCCTCCCTCAGTTAACCTTGGTTTTCCATTTACACTTACATGTAAGGTTGAGTACATTAGTATTGAAATGCCACTTTACCACTCCACTTTAAGTAATTGTCTAAATTTcacaaaaagatttataaaagTCAAACCAGAGACCTAATGATTTGATGTAATTATTTGGTATTGATTTAACTGTAATGAGACCATTTCATAATCAGTTGAATTCTTTCTTTAAGCATCTGAACCAAGCCcattcaaattatataaagtgttTGGAATTTGTAATGTGAGCTTTGACATATACCTACTAACCTAGGCAATGACTGGATAGACTTGGGCAAATAGGCTTTTAAATGGGCCATTTCTCATTATATGCAAAATTCCACTTAGATGTGACTGTTGATTATAGATCTGAGTCAGTATCAAATTATAATCACATATGAAATCTTTCATTAAGTCTTCCTTTATAGTTAGTTAGTCAGCTGTAATACATGGGATCAGATAGCCACAGTGGAACAGATTATGATCTGTATTCTTTCATGCTCACTTCTTTCTTTCCAGACTGTTTTCAATAGAAAAAAGTAGCACATTGGAGACTTTATAGTATAAATGTTTACACATGATGGTATAATTACATAACATGAAACATCTTACATTATTTTGAAGTGAGCATTTCATCGATTTCCAAATAGGAGTGCAAAGTAATGTAATCATTGCTTCTTTTAACACTTAAAATAtggttccatttaaaaaataaaaataaaaaatacttcacCACTTCAAAAACTATGTCTCCACTTGTTTTGGAAAATTAGGCTTAATGTCACCATTTGTAAAAATTAGTTATATATTTAGCCCCCTACAATTTAAAATAGGTTACTTATCTGATGTAATTTTTGATGACTTGTAGGAATTATACTTCACATTCTTTATATGGCAGCTGCTGACACTTGCACTGTCCATAACCATTAATGATGATGAAGGGTCCTTCATGGGTGGGTTCATATTCATTATATGGTCCTTGGTCTGACATATTTGACATATGGAGTCGTGTTTGGGATCGGAGTTGCCTGTGGTTCTGAATCATTGAGCACTGCCTAATTCTTCTTAAAGTAGGAGGGCAGCATTTCCTGGAGATGaacactataaaaataataaaaaagaaagaaaacaataaagccATTGTTCCTGTAATTACCCGCTGAGTGAAGATGGCATTGTCTGGTTCAGGAAAGTGTTCATCAGTAGTAACTGCTATGCCTGCAGTAGTTGGGATTTCTTTGTCTCCCACATGGTAACTTGATGAGCTTATTCTTTTTGTGTATTCAGTGGTTGGATCTTTATAACTTGTAGCCATGGCAGTGACAGTAGTTGATAAATTCCAGCAAAGCTGAAATCCATAAACTGCATCTAGAATATCCTCTCCCTGGGTGTGGTCTGGACTGTGGCACAGTATTGAGTGCTCCCACCGACCTTGGAAGCCACTCAACCATGTGGCCAGTGCACATATTTTGGGGCTGCATTCCCACAGATTGCCAGAGAGGCCAACTGTAGTTAAGGATCTGAGAGAATTTAAGATCTTGGAATCCAGGCTGTGTAGCTTGTTGTTATCCATTAGAAGTATTTTAAGATTAGGCATGGTCTCAAACACTGTGAAATCGATGGCTTTGATTTCATTTCCAGTCAAATCAAGCTTTTCTATGGTGCCCCAGGTCCACTCCATCCCACATGTCAAGTTGCTAATTTTGTTCCACTGTAAGAAGAGTGTGTGCAGACTGCTTAGCCGTAGGAAATGAGCAAAATTAATCTTTGTCAGCTGGTTGTGCTCTAGGTGAAGCTCTCTCAGTTTGATTAATCCTGCAAATCCATTGCGAGCCAAACTTCGCAAACGATTTGTGCTCAAATCCAGAAACTCCAGACTACGACAGTCCCAGAAAAGGCGAACAGGAATGGTCCGCAGGGAATTGGAACGCAAATGTAAGGTTTGCAGCTTCCGAAGGCCATAGAACAATTCTGGATGCAGAGATGATAACTGATTAAAAGACAGGTCCAAATTTTGCAGGTTAAGCAGTTGACTAAAAGTTGTGTTTGGCAAGTAAGAGATTTTGTTGGAACTTAGGATTAATTCCTTAAGTTTATAGAGTCCTTGAAAAGAATCTTCTTTAACTGTTGAAATTTGATTATGGTCTAAGTGGAGCCAAGTAAGTTGACTGAAGCTTGCAAATTGATCCCTTTCAAGTTCAGAAATGTGATTGTGCCTCAGTGACAAACCTAGAGAGCCCTTGTCAGTGTTGTTTGGCACTGAGTGAAACCCCTGAGAGTCACAGTAAAAGAGCAGCTTCTCGCAGCGGCATTTTGGTGGACAAGCCATGCCCAAGGCAGGCAGCATTTTTAAAACCACACTCATTGCATATAGCGCTGCCAGCATAGGAGCCCCTAATGGCCACTTGAAATGCAAGCCTGCAGAATATAATTTAAGGAAACAACAAGATAGGATATTTTTCATCAGATCATATGGACCACAAAAGATAAGCACAACATCATGGTGAAAGCACATAACTTACTGCTCATGCATTGCAGAAAAGCTAATCTTCACACACTAAAACGAAACTTATCCTTTAAGAAAGATGGCTAAGGTAGCCCCTATAACCAGCCTTGCTATTTGAAAATAGCAAATCCCAAAATATATCTGAATGGTTACATTTTTAACtcactggctttttaaaaaaagaatgctcacTGCCTAAGATTTATAAATGCATGAACTTACCCATTCTTTTGAGCACATTGGAGGTTGCATTCAGTCGTAGACTCAAAGCAGTGAGTCTGAAAAGGGCTCGAACATGCAGTCGCCTTTGAATAATTGACTCTTCTTCAGTATCCTGGGATATCAGGGTAAAATTGAATCCACCAGGCTTCTCCCCCCCTTAGGATATTCCTTTTGAATTCATTGGCTTGATTTTCTATGACAGCTCCGTAATTCTTGAATCAGTACTGAatataagttttatttttctcctcctgCGTCTGTTCGGCTGTTTAATTGAAGCTTTGGTCTTCCTTTTGCACAGCTGTTAGTTCTCTTAGTCTTAACTTGTTGATGGCAGATGGGTAGCTTATTGCAGCGAGAAGCTCCTGTAGTAGCATGAGTGCATTTACTGAAAAGCTTTTCCGAGAAACGGTACAAGAATGGATTTGCTTATGTGCTGCGACCACACAGAACTGTATATAGGCTGACGTCACATGGTGACGTCTCTTTTGTTTGGGTTTTCCAGAAGCTTTACTGTTATAAAGCATTGTGCTGCATATTGTGATCATGCAAGAtccctaatactttttttttttaaaggaaagaatggggtggggttgggtttttttttggaggggggggtgaTGGCGGTAGGGATTACTCCCAGTAGAAAAATATGTTGTATTCCCTTAGTATAGGAAATAGGAGCGAGTCTTATGATAAAGGCAGCATTCATGAAGGCCACAAGCTGTGAGCTGAAATAACAAAGTGATGATTTTTAATGCTTACTAAAGCCAGTATTAGCATCCTCTGCATAAAAAGATAGCTTTAATGGGAATGAGCCTGCACAATTTGTGTAGTAATAGGGAGGAATTCAGACCATTCAAGGTAGTaactactattttatttttctgaacctcagtccTGTTGTCATACTTTgaaattaaaagtataaaataatttgtcTTAATATCTTTAGTAAGTTAGGTGGGCAAGTTTCACTGTTGAGTCCTTCAAATTTTCGAAATTCTTATCTAAAAATAAAGGATAACAAAAGCAATttgctaaaaataaaactttttattaCTTTGATACTTGAGATTTGGGAGAGAACTTTTCCTTTAGCAAAGTTGGTTTTTCTGTTTCCCCCTTCATTCTTTCTAACAATAACATGTTGAGCTTTAATAAAAAATACTGCTAAATTTATCCTTTATTTGGTGTGGTGGTGGGAGGAAAAGGGTGGGTTGGGTCAGTTTTAATACCAAAGACCCTCAAGTCTTTAGAGCCGAACAGAACTATTTAGGACAAATAATAGGATTTGACTTAGTTTTTATCTTAGTCATTTGTATTTACCCCAGAATCTTACAAATCATTTAAATTGGTGATCTCAACTGGGGGTgaggtgggaagggggagggggtatAGCACTGGAATAATAGGGCATTTGCACATTTAATAGCTCCAACTGGCAGAATTCTACAGATGGAAGAGCTTACAGAACTGTCTTTGTGCTTAATACTGGCTGTTGTTGGAATCTCTAATGAACATAAAGGGgtacccacatttagaattttttaatgtGGTTGTTTTTCCTTTATGTAGGTTATTTTAGCATGTCCATTCATTTCTCCCtattaatgaataataattatacaaatttatacagcactttaaaattggggttttttttttcataagcaaCTTGGTGAGATAgtcatattatccccattttagagataaggaaactgaggctaagagcggttaagtgacttgtttgctGTTTATGATAGaactaaaacacaaactcagaccTACTGATTGAGTccacttttcttccctccctgaacTATATTTTTTCATTGGCTAGaccttaatttttttggggggggtgaggcaattggggttaagtgacttgcccagggtcaaacagctagtgttaagtgtctgaggctggatttgaactcaggtactcctgactccagggccagtgctatccactgcgccacctagctgctcctagaccTTAATTTTTTAAGATGGATAAACAATGTTTCTTGCTCCACTTTATTCCTCCCTGCCCTGCCTCTTCTGtatttccactctttttttttttttaaaaaggactaaaAACATCTTTTATCTTAGTGCTGGAAAGAATATTGTAAGATTAGgatttcaaaaaacaaattataaatagGCCTCAGATTTTATTCAACTGGAGTTAGTGGAAATGAATTTAGGAATCAAGGTACATGGGTTCTCTCCCAAACAAGCAGcataacactgggcaagtcactttatctctgggGGGATTGGAGCTGGTgatttctgagattctatgaccaTAAGCAAACATGATGATATGTTCTGGTGAGTGTTTTTCTAGTTAGTGTTAATATAAAATCCaccatttactttcttttttgtgttttctttttccattcttatttttcGTTACTGTCTTGTTTTTACGTCACATAGCAAAGATTAAACAGTAAAATTAGTTCAGCTTAACCAGCTAAAATGTCTCCTCCAATGTATGTGATCTTTCTATACCCATAGTCCTGCATATctaaaaaggtggggggagggagctgCATTTTCTCAGGAGGTAAGCTTGgtaattataatgaaaaaatgttcaGTTTCTCCTTTGCTCCTTTCCTTCTGCATTGTTGTAGGTACTGTGCATATTTTTATCTTGCTTCTTTCTGTTATGTaaatcttctcatgtttctcagttcttcatatttataatttttatggaATAATATTCCATGGTACATCCATGTACCagattttgtttagccattccccaattgattggcatctacttttttcttggatttgctGTCACAGGTGTTTTTTGTGAATATTTCAAcccatttgtttttaataacaggcatttgataaatattcCCTATTGAAGTTGGATCTTagtcctttctctgaactctatAGAACCTTCTCTCCAAAAGTCTCCATAGATTTATACTTGACTTTCCTCTTCATTCACGTGAGTGGAGAGTTTTTCCAAAAGTTCCCTTCTACTTTAAGAAGCagtttttcctgtttctcttgtcagaagactggaagaaatcttttttctctactttctGAAGAATGAAGTTCTTAAGCTAAGGCAAGATTTTATCAGCTATGCTGCTTTTTGGTAGAGTGAGCACTCCAGTAGCTGTTCAGATAATGAAAGTTCTCTGTTACTACTTTATCATCATGATGCCAGGATTCTAGAATTTCTTATCTAATTACTCTTTCTGTATAGGCTGtctcttttttatgcttttatgacacttttgtttctctttccaatAATCTGCATACAAATGATGTTGTCATGATTTTTGGATTCCCTCATCTTGAGGGAATTCTCTTaccataatatattattattttttcctttttgggagcCATGTTACAATCACAAACTCTGTCTTACAAAACCTCAGTGATACTTGTTAACCTGAATTGCCCTCCTATTGTTCATCCATACTATGTGCCCTTGTATTTAGACTTCTGGAgcaaaggtttgtttttgttatttggtgGTAGTTGTCCTATATGATGgcttcatacacacacattttatagaGAGAGGTTGAAAGAGAGTGAAagtgaattttcttcttttctttttagtataAAATCTACTTAAGTTCTCATGACTGAGAAAAAATTTTTTACCAACTCTTGTTAGTTGTTTTCCATCTTAGGGCAACAGCCCATCATTTCCCTATTTTAAGGATCAC is drawn from Dromiciops gliroides isolate mDroGli1 chromosome 2, mDroGli1.pri, whole genome shotgun sequence and contains these coding sequences:
- the LRRTM2 gene encoding leucine-rich repeat transmembrane neuronal protein 2 — protein: MGLHFKWPLGAPMLAALYAMSVVLKMLPALGMACPPKCRCEKLLFYCDSQGFHSVPNNTDKGSLGLSLRHNHISELERDQFASFSQLTWLHLDHNQISTVKEDSFQGLYKLKELILSSNKISYLPNTTFSQLLNLQNLDLSFNQLSSLHPELFYGLRKLQTLHLRSNSLRTIPVRLFWDCRSLEFLDLSTNRLRSLARNGFAGLIKLRELHLEHNQLTKINFAHFLRLSSLHTLFLQWNKISNLTCGMEWTWGTIEKLDLTGNEIKAIDFTVFETMPNLKILLMDNNKLHSLDSKILNSLRSLTTVGLSGNLWECSPKICALATWLSGFQGRWEHSILCHSPDHTQGEDILDAVYGFQLCWNLSTTVTAMATSYKDPTTEYTKRISSSSYHVGDKEIPTTAGIAVTTDEHFPEPDNAIFTQRVITGTMALLFSFFFIIFIVFISRKCCPPTLRRIRQCSMIQNHRQLRSQTRLHMSNMSDQGPYNEYEPTHEGPFIIINGYGQCKCQQLPYKECEV